A DNA window from Barnesiella intestinihominis YIT 11860 contains the following coding sequences:
- a CDS encoding DUF6712 family protein: MIISNDFELRRFIPNVMSTVEGEGSLYEKIEPYMGLVEASLSDIFIGPEMLANPRSMPEALRNAASVYVANEAFRMAVPSLDLVLTPNGFGIVNNQNVVPASKERIERLMFSLAQMRDKAVSTMVIALADIDGYAETPQGEWFSSSLFLPLAGHLSGLVDPEKPMWDEYLRIRNIAEPLENEAADEFISPELMTRLRAAPFEKGSGYARLAGRVRRVIARAIPGAPLDKRALTDLVNFIRENPDKYPEWHASRTAGLFDPPVFGNDKKSSGYWF, encoded by the coding sequence ATGATCATCTCGAACGATTTCGAATTAAGGCGTTTTATCCCCAACGTTATGTCCACCGTAGAAGGGGAGGGTTCTCTCTATGAGAAGATAGAGCCCTATATGGGGCTCGTCGAAGCCTCGCTGTCCGATATTTTCATCGGTCCCGAGATGCTGGCAAATCCCCGGTCGATGCCCGAGGCGCTGCGAAATGCCGCATCGGTCTATGTCGCCAACGAGGCATTCCGTATGGCTGTCCCTTCGCTCGACCTGGTACTCACTCCTAACGGCTTCGGTATCGTCAATAACCAGAATGTCGTACCGGCATCGAAAGAGCGAATCGAGCGCCTGATGTTCTCTTTGGCTCAGATGCGAGATAAAGCTGTTTCTACTATGGTGATAGCCCTGGCGGATATAGATGGCTATGCCGAGACCCCTCAGGGAGAGTGGTTCTCCTCTTCATTGTTCCTGCCTTTGGCCGGTCACCTTTCCGGACTGGTCGACCCCGAAAAACCCATGTGGGACGAGTACCTCAGGATTCGTAATATCGCTGAGCCTCTCGAAAACGAGGCGGCCGATGAATTTATTTCGCCCGAACTGATGACTCGTTTACGTGCGGCCCCCTTCGAGAAAGGTTCGGGTTATGCCCGGTTGGCCGGCCGTGTCCGCCGGGTTATCGCCAGGGCAATACCCGGAGCCCCTCTCGATAAAAGGGCGCTCACTGACCTCGTGAACTTTATTCGGGAGAATCCCGATAAATATCCCGAATGGCACGCCTCCCGAACGGCCGGGCTGTTCGACCCTCCCGTTTTCGGGAACGATAAAAAGAGTTCGGGATATTGGTTTTGA